In Zunongwangia profunda SM-A87, the following proteins share a genomic window:
- a CDS encoding chorismate-binding protein, protein MMQAMAFFNVLEDHIHKNLACVAYRKPDENVIKAFLQKDKQSHKTTDFSESGFVFSDFCGSESLLIPKDQSDVISTEYEPEHSLKETLEYVPEITNSREQKKHEELVAKVIAEIKMGNMKKVVLARKEQSPSQLSALSIFKNLLQHYPKAFCYVWSHPESGLWIGATPETLVKVERNRFKTMALAGTQAYKGKIEDAAWTPKEVEEQKIVSDEIVQKLKDFKVASGVINLSDPYTVKAGNLLHIRTDISGTLENDNLSNLLESLHPTPAVCGFPREKAREFILGNEYSDREFYSGFLGEINLKQEVKRNSNRRNQENQAYASILKQSQIFVNLRCMKLVEGEAEIFIGGGITADSNPTAEWEETVNKSYTIKSVLVHQD, encoded by the coding sequence ATGATGCAAGCGATGGCGTTTTTTAACGTACTAGAAGATCATATCCATAAAAACTTAGCATGTGTAGCTTATCGAAAACCAGATGAAAATGTGATTAAGGCATTTTTGCAAAAAGATAAGCAATCGCATAAAACCACCGATTTTTCTGAAAGTGGATTTGTTTTTTCTGATTTCTGCGGAAGTGAGAGTTTATTAATCCCTAAAGATCAATCTGATGTGATTAGTACCGAATATGAACCAGAACATTCATTAAAAGAAACTTTAGAATACGTTCCTGAAATCACGAATTCCCGCGAACAAAAAAAGCACGAAGAGCTGGTGGCTAAAGTAATTGCTGAGATTAAAATGGGAAATATGAAAAAAGTGGTCTTGGCCCGAAAAGAGCAAAGTCCATCACAACTTTCAGCACTCTCTATTTTTAAAAATCTGTTACAGCATTATCCAAAAGCATTTTGTTATGTATGGTCACATCCAGAAAGCGGACTTTGGATTGGAGCTACACCCGAAACTTTAGTTAAAGTAGAGCGAAACCGCTTTAAAACGATGGCCCTTGCAGGAACACAAGCGTATAAAGGAAAGATAGAAGATGCTGCCTGGACGCCAAAAGAAGTTGAGGAACAGAAAATTGTCTCAGATGAAATTGTACAGAAATTAAAGGATTTTAAAGTAGCTTCTGGCGTAATTAATCTTAGCGATCCTTATACCGTAAAAGCCGGAAATCTGCTTCATATTCGTACTGATATTTCAGGAACTTTAGAGAATGATAATCTCTCTAATTTGTTAGAAAGTTTACATCCAACACCTGCTGTTTGTGGTTTTCCCAGGGAAAAGGCCAGAGAATTTATTTTGGGGAATGAATATAGCGATCGTGAATTTTATTCGGGATTTCTTGGTGAAATTAACTTAAAGCAGGAAGTAAAGCGAAATTCGAATCGCCGAAATCAGGAAAATCAGGCGTATGCCAGCATTCTAAAGCAATCGCAGATTTTTGTAAACCTAAGGTGTATGAAATTAGTTGAAGGCGAAGCTGAAATTTTTATTGGTGGCGGCATCACAGCCGACTCTAATCCAACAGCCGAGTGGGAGGAAACGGTAAATAAAAGTTATACCATCAAATCTGTTTTAGTGCATCAAGACTGA
- a CDS encoding alpha/beta hydrolase, with translation MSREKQVSYQITNTYSVLNRFTEKTKNVWLVCHGIGYLSRYFIRHFNHLDADANYIIAPQAQSKYYLKSDYRHVGASWLTRENLEAEIDNVLNYLDEVFMEENLAKVPNLIVLGYSQGVSVATRYLAQRKINCAQLILHSGKVPAELTAKDFAFLKDTKVTYLYGTQDEYLKKGIIEVEETRLKSLFPYNFELQTYDGGHEFNTDIIEKLS, from the coding sequence ATGAGCCGCGAAAAACAGGTTTCTTACCAAATCACCAATACCTATAGTGTTTTAAACAGGTTTACGGAAAAGACAAAAAACGTGTGGCTGGTTTGCCATGGCATTGGCTATTTAAGCCGATATTTTATTCGGCATTTTAATCATCTTGATGCCGATGCAAACTACATTATCGCGCCACAGGCGCAGTCTAAATATTATCTAAAATCTGATTATAGACATGTAGGCGCTTCCTGGCTAACGCGGGAGAATTTAGAGGCTGAAATTGATAATGTCCTAAATTATTTAGATGAAGTTTTTATGGAAGAAAATTTAGCAAAAGTTCCCAATTTGATCGTTTTGGGCTATTCGCAAGGTGTTTCTGTAGCCACTCGTTATTTGGCGCAACGAAAGATAAATTGCGCCCAACTGATTTTACACTCTGGAAAAGTTCCTGCTGAATTAACTGCTAAAGACTTTGCGTTCCTGAAAGATACCAAAGTCACTTATCTCTACGGAACACAAGACGAATATCTTAAAAAAGGTATTATTGAAGTTGAAGAAACACGACTAAAATCCCTTTTCCCTTATAATTTCGAGCTCCAAACTTATGATGGCGGACACGAATTTAATACTGACATTATCGAAAAACTGAGTTAA
- a CDS encoding NRAMP family divalent metal transporter, with protein MKSQKSPVKTKKTSILRNIGPGFLLAGAAIGVSHLVQSTRAGADYGYILIWALLLACISKYPFLEFGPRYVAGTGKHLITGYKQLGKIPYLLFIFITVASMFIIQAAVTIVTAGLAERLFNFGLSPFTWSFIIFGASIALLLIGKYPGLDKSMKIIVSLLTLATLAAVCMALGIQKEPIETVEVPPLWTTASLGFIIAFMGWMPIPLDAAVWHSIWTKEKAHENREKLSLKGAFLDFNIGYLSACFIGVLFFLLGVLVMFGSGESFSSNSVEFSSQLINLYGKTLGEWSKPVIAIAAFVTMLSTVITVTDAYPRVISELFYPEKSSEAEADNRKKRWQFYKISILIIPILSLAILYFTSGSFTILVDFAAGLSFLSAPILAWFNYKLVTGKEMPEADRPGKNYRIFTIVCFVMLLVFNIAYLGYNFFI; from the coding sequence ATGAAATCACAAAAAAGCCCAGTAAAAACAAAAAAGACTTCAATTTTAAGGAATATCGGTCCGGGATTTTTACTGGCGGGAGCTGCCATTGGTGTATCCCATTTAGTACAATCTACTCGTGCCGGGGCCGATTATGGCTATATTCTTATTTGGGCGTTGTTATTGGCCTGTATTTCTAAATATCCTTTTTTGGAGTTTGGTCCCAGATATGTAGCCGGAACCGGGAAACATTTAATTACCGGATATAAGCAGCTGGGTAAGATTCCTTATTTGCTATTCATATTTATTACAGTTGCCAGCATGTTTATTATTCAGGCGGCAGTAACTATCGTAACAGCTGGTTTGGCAGAACGCCTTTTTAATTTTGGACTTTCGCCATTTACGTGGAGTTTTATAATTTTTGGAGCTAGCATTGCCTTATTATTAATAGGAAAATATCCGGGGTTAGATAAAAGCATGAAAATTATTGTTAGTTTACTTACACTTGCTACTTTAGCTGCGGTCTGCATGGCTTTGGGGATTCAAAAAGAACCGATAGAAACTGTTGAAGTTCCGCCTTTGTGGACTACCGCAAGCCTCGGTTTTATCATTGCATTTATGGGCTGGATGCCTATTCCTTTAGATGCTGCCGTTTGGCATTCGATCTGGACCAAAGAAAAAGCACACGAAAATAGAGAGAAGCTTAGTTTAAAAGGTGCTTTTTTAGATTTTAATATTGGTTATTTATCGGCTTGTTTTATTGGAGTATTGTTCTTTTTACTTGGCGTTTTGGTGATGTTTGGAAGTGGCGAAAGCTTTAGCAGTAATAGTGTAGAATTTTCTTCGCAACTTATTAATCTCTACGGAAAAACATTGGGAGAATGGAGTAAACCGGTGATTGCCATAGCTGCTTTTGTAACCATGCTAAGTACTGTAATTACGGTGACTGATGCGTATCCCAGGGTAATTTCTGAATTATTTTATCCAGAAAAGTCAAGTGAAGCTGAAGCCGATAATCGAAAAAAACGCTGGCAATTTTATAAAATATCAATCCTTATCATTCCAATACTATCTTTAGCCATTCTATACTTTACCTCAGGTTCATTTACTATTCTGGTAGATTTTGCCGCGGGATTATCTTTTTTATCTGCACCTATACTCGCTTGGTTTAATTACAAATTAGTTACCGGCAAAGAAATGCCAGAAGCCGACCGTCCCGGTAAAAATTACCGAATATTTACAATAGTATGCTTTGTGATGCTCTTGGTATTCAATATTGCTTATTTGGGTTATAATTTCTTTATATAG
- the menD gene encoding 2-succinyl-5-enolpyruvyl-6-hydroxy-3-cyclohexene-1-carboxylic-acid synthase — protein sequence MKYSKIPLARNVVSLCVSKNIKHVVISPGSRNAPLTIGFTYHPDIKSYSIVDERCAAFVALGMAQQLQQPVALVCSSGSALLNYYPAISEAFYSDIPLVVISADRPIERIDIGDGQTIRQKNVYENHILYSANLYSELVLESQIIDKKLLQKQWEAQKHNEREINLALNKAIEEKGPVHINVPFYEPLYDTVENIEVNPIEIFPEITKRHYSKEELLAYAEIWNKAKRKMVIVGVAQPNAVEQKFLEKLAKDDSVIVFTETTSNLHHEEFFTRIDTMIGPIEKDENMQELFEALRPDILLTFGGMIVSKKIKAFLRNYNPKHHWHIDSKKAYNTFFCLNKHFETSVNDFFLEFFPLTTKIDSDYGEFWKNIRQKRQIRHDAYMDEIPYSDLKAMQLLVSKVPDNYIMQLANSSTIRYAQLFKWPPSLRIFCNRGTSGIDGSISTAAGSAMASNEPVLMVTGDLSFFYDSNALWNKYLPSNFRIIILNNSGGGIFRILPGNKNSENFESFFETVHDLKAEQLAKMYNFGYKAASSETEISESLNTFFDASGRPKILEIFTPRKVNDKVLLEYFSYMK from the coding sequence GTGAAATACTCTAAAATACCTTTAGCACGTAATGTGGTTTCCCTTTGCGTTTCAAAAAATATAAAACACGTAGTCATATCTCCCGGTTCGCGTAATGCGCCGTTAACAATAGGGTTTACGTATCATCCCGACATTAAATCTTACAGTATTGTAGACGAGCGTTGTGCGGCCTTCGTGGCATTAGGTATGGCTCAGCAATTGCAACAACCGGTAGCGCTGGTATGCAGCTCAGGCTCTGCACTACTAAATTATTATCCGGCAATCTCAGAGGCATTTTATAGCGATATTCCGCTTGTGGTCATTTCTGCAGACCGTCCCATTGAGCGTATTGATATAGGGGATGGGCAAACTATAAGACAGAAAAATGTATATGAGAATCATATTCTGTATTCCGCCAATTTATATTCTGAACTGGTTTTAGAATCTCAAATCATTGACAAAAAACTGCTACAAAAACAGTGGGAAGCGCAGAAACATAACGAGCGTGAAATTAATTTAGCACTGAACAAAGCTATAGAAGAAAAAGGCCCGGTTCATATTAACGTACCTTTTTATGAGCCGCTTTATGACACAGTGGAGAATATAGAGGTAAATCCTATCGAGATTTTTCCTGAAATAACAAAACGGCATTATTCGAAGGAAGAGCTGCTGGCATACGCCGAAATTTGGAATAAAGCCAAACGGAAAATGGTCATTGTGGGTGTAGCGCAACCTAATGCAGTTGAGCAAAAATTCCTTGAAAAACTAGCGAAAGATGATTCGGTTATCGTATTTACTGAAACCACATCTAACTTACATCACGAAGAATTTTTTACCAGGATCGACACGATGATTGGGCCGATCGAAAAAGACGAAAATATGCAGGAGCTTTTTGAAGCTTTAAGACCTGATATTTTACTGACTTTTGGAGGAATGATCGTTTCTAAAAAAATAAAAGCTTTCCTGCGGAATTATAATCCCAAACATCACTGGCATATTGATTCTAAAAAAGCTTATAATACATTCTTTTGTCTGAACAAGCATTTTGAAACATCGGTGAACGATTTCTTTCTGGAGTTTTTTCCGCTAACTACGAAAATCGATAGTGATTATGGTGAATTTTGGAAAAATATACGTCAAAAACGTCAGATAAGACATGATGCCTATATGGATGAGATTCCGTATTCCGATTTAAAAGCGATGCAACTACTTGTGTCCAAAGTCCCAGATAATTATATTATGCAACTGGCAAATAGTTCGACTATTCGCTATGCGCAATTGTTTAAATGGCCTCCTTCCTTAAGAATTTTTTGTAATCGTGGTACTAGCGGGATAGACGGAAGTATTTCTACGGCAGCGGGTTCTGCGATGGCCAGTAACGAGCCGGTGCTTATGGTTACAGGCGACCTTAGTTTCTTTTACGATAGCAATGCACTTTGGAATAAATATTTACCTTCTAATTTTAGAATAATTATTTTGAATAATTCCGGCGGCGGTATTTTTAGGATTTTGCCAGGGAATAAGAATAGCGAAAATTTCGAAAGCTTTTTTGAAACTGTTCATGATCTTAAAGCAGAACAATTAGCTAAAATGTATAATTTTGGATATAAAGCTGCATCCTCTGAAACTGAAATTAGTGAATCCTTAAACACATTTTTTGATGCTTCAGGACGCCCTAAGATTTTAGAGATTTTCACTCCTCGAAAAGTAAATGATAAGGTGCTTTTAGAGTATTTTAGTTATATGAAATAA
- a CDS encoding PaaI family thioesterase produces MNKEEILGMCAIMCKNTLMETLDIEFIDVGEDYLTAKMPVTPKVHQPDGVLHGGASVALAESVGSAACYLFLDTKDFVIRGIEISANHIKSIKEGHVFAKATFIHKGRTTQLWNIHITDTEDNLISLVKLTTIALAKKKS; encoded by the coding sequence ATGAACAAAGAAGAAATCCTGGGAATGTGTGCAATAATGTGTAAAAACACATTAATGGAAACCTTGGATATTGAATTTATCGACGTAGGTGAAGATTATTTAACCGCCAAAATGCCGGTGACGCCAAAAGTACATCAACCCGATGGAGTGTTACATGGAGGCGCGAGCGTTGCTTTGGCAGAAAGCGTAGGAAGTGCGGCATGTTATTTATTTTTAGATACCAAAGATTTTGTGATTCGCGGAATAGAGATTTCTGCTAACCACATTAAAAGTATTAAAGAAGGCCATGTTTTTGCCAAAGCTACTTTTATCCATAAAGGGAGAACCACACAGCTTTGGAATATTCATATCACCGATACCGAAGATAATTTAATTTCGCTGGTAAAATTAACCACCATAGCATTAGCAAAAAAGAAATCATGA
- a CDS encoding DUF2853 family protein, with product MSTKTDERVGKYIQDFKEKIGEEPDVNLLRKITEYLGPVVFRDDAEKIASSSDSELETVKSNFLVKKLGLPNDSKLDVGLNAMLEKYGKSNRNKYRAIVYYLLTKYFDKESVFA from the coding sequence ATGAGTACTAAGACAGATGAACGCGTAGGGAAATACATTCAGGATTTTAAAGAAAAGATAGGTGAGGAGCCTGATGTTAACTTACTAAGAAAGATAACCGAGTATTTAGGCCCGGTGGTATTTAGAGATGATGCAGAGAAGATTGCTTCAAGTAGTGATAGCGAGCTAGAAACCGTAAAATCTAATTTTTTAGTAAAAAAACTTGGCCTACCAAACGATAGCAAATTAGATGTTGGCTTAAATGCCATGTTAGAAAAATATGGTAAATCCAACCGAAATAAATACAGAGCAATAGTTTATTATTTGCTTACCAAATACTTTGATAAAGAGTCTGTATTTGCCTAG
- a CDS encoding AraC family transcriptional regulator has protein sequence MFEEELQAHYKNRINRVFEFIDENLEANLSLQKLADIACFSPFHFHRIFKFITGERLNEYVKRRRIEKSALELLHTNNTTTVLAHKFGFSDNSSFSKAFKNYYSVSPTEFKKLNPHRHSKIRQLNSKNGQAYPDFEKYICSITNLKKWITMNANVQIKEIPEMQLANVSCLGSQNLQEAYAKLMRWATPQGLLSEEAKMVTIYHDSFKVTAPEKVRMSASMIINSPVEIAGEIRLTSIDAGKCIVANFTIGVHEFEKSWTGLFLWMNENGYKKADRKPFEVYHNNFNEHPQKKAIVDFCIPVE, from the coding sequence ATGTTTGAAGAGGAATTGCAAGCTCACTATAAAAACAGAATTAACCGGGTTTTTGAATTTATAGATGAAAATTTAGAAGCCAACTTATCCTTGCAAAAACTTGCTGACATTGCCTGTTTTTCTCCTTTTCATTTTCATCGAATATTCAAATTTATAACGGGAGAGCGGCTTAACGAATATGTAAAACGAAGGCGTATCGAAAAATCGGCTCTGGAACTGTTGCATACAAATAATACCACTACGGTATTAGCACATAAATTTGGCTTTAGCGATAATTCATCGTTCTCCAAGGCTTTTAAAAACTATTATTCAGTAAGTCCAACTGAATTTAAAAAATTGAATCCACATAGACATAGCAAGATTCGACAACTTAATAGCAAAAACGGACAAGCCTATCCTGACTTCGAAAAATACATTTGCAGTATTACGAATCTTAAAAAATGGATAACGATGAATGCAAATGTTCAGATTAAAGAAATTCCTGAGATGCAGTTGGCGAATGTTTCTTGTTTAGGCTCTCAAAATCTCCAAGAAGCCTATGCAAAATTAATGCGATGGGCAACTCCTCAAGGTTTATTAAGTGAAGAAGCTAAAATGGTAACGATATATCATGATAGTTTTAAAGTTACTGCGCCAGAAAAAGTAAGAATGAGTGCCAGCATGATAATTAATTCACCTGTGGAAATAGCTGGTGAAATCAGGCTTACTTCGATTGATGCAGGAAAGTGTATTGTAGCCAATTTTACGATTGGAGTCCATGAATTTGAAAAATCATGGACCGGTTTATTTCTGTGGATGAATGAAAACGGATATAAAAAAGCCGATAGGAAACCTTTTGAGGTTTATCATAACAACTTCAATGAACATCCCCAGAAAAAAGCCATTGTTGACTTCTGCATTCCGGTTGAATAA